The bacterium sequence CCTACATGCGCTGGGGCTTCCGGGAAATTTGCGAGCGCCGCGCCGCGGCCTACCTCCAGCCCGACATCTGCCGCTGCGGCGGAATCACGGAGTTCATCAAGATCATCCATCTGGCGGACGCCTACTGCCTCTCCCTGTGCAGCCACCTGGTGCACGAGCTCTCGATCAGCATCGTGGGCGCCTCGCCCGCCGGCGGGACGGCGGAGTACGTGGAACTGTTCCCGGAGGGGACGCTGACGAACGAGTTCAAGGTGGTGAACGGCTGCATCCGCGTCCCGGACGTTCCGGGGCACGGCGTGGAGTTCACGGCAGAGGCGTTCAAGCGCTTCGCCGGTTAATACTTGGGCGCGGAAGAGAGAGGCCAACCCCCTTCCACGTTCCTTTTATTGAGTGAGGTTGATGGTGAGACTGTTGACGTACGACTACCGGGGCGTCCAGCGCGTGGGCGTTTATGTGGGGGAGAAAGTGGTGCATCTCTCGCGCCTTTGCGGCCTGCTGGGCCGGCCGGATATGGACATCCGCTCCATGCGCGCCCTGATTGAAAAATGGGATGCCATCGGGCCCGCCATGCACGATTTCATCGCCGAGGCTGAGAAAAACACCGCCAAGCTGGCCCCCGTCCTCATGGATCCGGCCGATGTGACGTTTCTGCCTCCGGTGCCGAATCCCCCGAAGCAGGTCCTTTGCATGGGGCTGAACTACAAGGATCATGTCGCGGAGGGCCTCAAAGCCAAGGACGTGAAAACCGAGAAGGTCGAGCTCGATCAGCCCATCTTCTTCACGAAGGCCCCCACGACCCTCATCGGCCACGGCGCGCCGACCCCCCGCCACGCCTGCACGGAAAAGCTCGACTACGAGGCCGAGTTGGTGGTCATCATCGGCAAGCGCGGAAAGAACATCCCCAAGGAGAAGGTCTACGATCACATCTTCGGCTACTGCTGCGGCAACGACATCTCCGCCCGCGACCTTCAGCGGCGGCACAAGCAGATATTCAAGGGAAAGACCCTTGATGGAAGCTGCCCGCTCGGCCCCTACATCGTTCCGAAGGAAGACTACGGCGACCCGATGAACATGAAGATCGGGAGCCGGGTGAACGGAGAGGGCCGCCAGAGATCGAACACGAACATGATGATCCACGACATCCCCGCGATGATTTCAGCCCTCTCGGAGGGCTTCACCCTTGAGCCGGGTGACATTTTCATGACCGGGACGCCCTCGGGCGTAGGCTACGCCCGCGAGGTGCCGACGTTCCTGCAGCCCGGAGATGTCGTGGAAATCGAGGTCGAGGGACTGGGTGTCCTTCGCAATCCTATCGTTGAAGGCGATTAGACTAGAGGAAAAATTTAATGAGTGCTGACGAGAAATACTACGCGTCTGCCATTCGGCGCGGAGATACGCAGTACGGTAAGGGTTACACGGAAAAACTTTTCGAGCGCCTGAATGCGCTCGACCCCGGATTCTCGATGATTATGCAGCAGAGCATCCACGGCGGGCTCTACGACCGCGAGGTGATCCCCCACAAGGTGCGCGAGCTGTGCGCCATCTCCGCCCTTTTGGTCACGGGGCGCTTCTCCCAACTCCGCTCGCACTTCACCGCGGCGCAGAGCTATGGAGCGGAAGACAAGGAAATTCTGGAAGTTATCCTGCAAATGTTCACCTATATTGGAGCTCCCGCCGTCCTCGAGGGGATCAAGGTGTTCGAGGCCTGGACGAGCAGCGGAAAGGCCATGTCCGGCTACGGCACGGGAGAGAAATAGGCCCGAGTTCATCCACGACAGACCCCCATGAGGGAGGTTTCCCATGTCCACGGTCAAGACGGATATCCCCATTCACGGCACATGCGATGCCGCTTACAAGGCGATCGAAGAAGTCTTCCGCGAGAACTTCGCCACCCGCGAGGAAGTGGGAGCCGCCGTCTGCGTTTACCGGGACGGGGAAAAGGTGGTGGACCTCTGGGGGGGCTACGCCGACAAAGAGCGGACGCAGCCCTGGGAGGAGAACACCATTGTCATCATGCATTCGATCGCCAAGAGCATGTGCGCGCTCTGCGTGCATACCCTCATTGACAAGGGCCTCGTCGATCTGGAGGCGCCGGTGGCGGCCTACTGGCCTGAGTTCGCCCAGGCGGGGAAAGAGAAAGTCCTCGTCCGGCACGCGATCAGCCACTCGTGCGGCGTCATCTTCAACGACGCGGCCCCGAAGGGCTCCTGGTTCGACTATCCGGCCCACGTGAAGGCGATCGAGGTGCAGGAGCCTGCCTGGGAGCCCGGGACGGAGGGCGCCTACAACTCGATCAACATCGGCTTCATCCTCGGGGAGATCGTCCGCCGGGTGTCGGGGAAGACGATCGGGACTTTTCTCCGCGAGGAGGTGACCGGCCCCCTGGGGGCGGACTACAACATCGGCCTTAGGCCGGACGAGGCGGCCCGGGTGTCCGACACGATCTTCAACCCGGAAAACGGCTTCTGGAAGCGGGCGCAGGACCCCACCCTCCCGCTGGCGCGGGCCCAGCACTCAAAGCCCGATGTGGACGACATGCAAAACTCCCCCCAGATGCGCGAGGGCGAGTTGCCCTCCTTCGGCGGTCACGGCAACGCGCGGGCGATGGCGCGCATCTACGGGATGCTGGCCTGCGGCGGCGAGATCGGCGGGGTCCGCATTCTCAGCGAGGCGTACGTCCGGGGGCTGCCCAACCTCCAGTGGGAGAAGGACGATCAGAAGATGGTGGGCCGCTACGTCCGCATGGGGCTGGGCTTCTGGCTCAACGAGCCGACGTTCATGCCCATGGGGAAGAATATGAGCGCCTTCGGCCATCCCGGATCGGGCGGGGCGGTGGGCTACGCCGACCCCGAGCGGCGGCTCTCGTTCAGCTATTCGCCGAATTTCCAGCGCGAGGGGGTGGGGATGGGCATTCGCTGCACCTCGCTCATGCAGGCGGCGGCGGAGATCAAATAGGGGCAGGCGATGGCGAGAGATCGGGGGCTGGCAGGAAAAGTGGCGCTCGTCACGGGCGCGGGCCGCGGCATCGGCCTCGGCATCGCGCGGTGTTTGGCCGAGGAGGGGATGCACCTGGCCCTGGCCGATGTCTCCCTTCCGGGGGTGGAGCAGGCTGCGGAGGAGATTGCGGCCCTGGGCGTCAAGGCGGTCCCCCTGGCATGTGATGTGCTGGAGGAGGCCTCCTGCCAGGCCGCCGTGAATGAAACGATCGAGCGCCTCGGAGGGCTGCACACCCTGGTGAACAACGCGGGCGTTCTGGGCGGACCCGATCTGCACCTGGGGCTGATGAACATCACTGCCGAGGATTGGGACGCGGCCTTCCGCGTCAACGTCCGGGGTATTTTCTTCATGATCCGCTCGGCCACTGCGCACTTCAAGGCGCAAAAGGAAGGGTGCATCATCAACATCTCCTCGCGTGCCGGGAAGGACGGCCGGCTCTTGAACCCGCAGTACAGCTCGAGCAAGGCGGCGGTCATCAACCTGACCCAGGCGCTGGCACGGGAGTTCGCTCCCTCGGGCGTCACGGTCAACGCGGTGTGCCCGGGCGTCATCTGGAGCGCGATGTGGGAAAAGCTGGCGGGCCTGATGGTGAAGGAAAATCCCAAGCTGGCCGGGCTTTCCGCCCGGGAGGTCTTCGATGATATTGTCCGGCAGACGCCGATGGGACTGGCCCAGACCCCGGAGGATATCGGCCGGGCGGTGGCTTTTTTGGCGAGCGCGGATGCGCGGACCATCACCGGGCAGGCGCTCTCGGTCGATTCCGGTTCCGTAATGCATTAAAAATCAATCCGAATCCGTTTTTGAGTGTGATCTATTTCATTGACATCCAATTTCCGCCCATGCTACATTTTGGGCGGAAAGTTGCATGTTTTCAGTACGATTTCATGTTATCCCGCACGGATGCCAGTGGGGACGCGTTTTGTGCGGAACGCAAAGTTCCGCTCCGTATCGGGGAGGGCGAAGTTGACGAAGCGCGACTATACGATTCTGATGATTCCCAGCGACAAGAGTGGCACCCGGCGGTTTACGCTCTCGCGGAGATTCCTGGTCATCAGCTCTGTCGTCTTGATGGCTTTGATGGGGCTGAGTGGCATCCTCATCATGGACAGGATCCATCTCGAATCAAAGGTCAGCCGCCTGATTCCGCTAGAGGAGCGGGCCGCCGCCCAGAGCGAGCTTCTCGATCGGTTCCGCAACCGCTTGCGGCAGGTGGATCAGCAGCTCGGCCGCCTGCGCAGCTTTGAGTCCCAGCTTCGCGTCATGGCGTCGCTGCAGCCGAATAAGCGGAACAACGATCTCGGCGTCGGCGGCGTCAGCAAGGGCGATATCATCGGGCGCGTGGGCAAGCTGGGTCCCGGCGAGCGGCGCCTTGCCTTCCGGCTCGACCGGCAGTTCAAGGATATCGAATCCCGGGCAGAGATGCAGAAGGACGGCTTCGGCGACCTGCTCCGGGCGTTCCGGGAAAAACGCGTTTCTCTCGCGCACACCCCTTCCATTCTTCCGGTCAAGGGTTGGCTGACCTCCGGGTTCGGCCGCCGCAAATCAGCTTTTACCGGCCGCCAGGAGTTTCACTCCGGGATTGACATCGTGGCCCGGCGCGGAACCCCGATCACCGCGCCCGCCGATGGCATCGTCATCAAGGCGCGGCGGGAAGTGGGCTACGGCAAGACCGTTGAAATTCGCCATATGCAGGGCATCATCACCCGCTTCGCCCACAACCATAAACTCTTTGTCCAGGTCGGGCAGCGCGTTCAGCGCGGCGATGTGATTGCAGCGGTGGGGAGCACGGGCCGCTCGACGGGTCCCCACCTGCACTACGAAGTGCGGTTGAACGGCATTGCCGTCAATCCGCTTCTGTATATCGTAGACTGGGACTTCGCCCGCAGGTAGCCGCCGCAACGATTTTGCCCCCAACCTCTTTTCCCGGCCAATGTCTTGCGTGTTATCTTAGTCGGTGAGATGTGTTTTGTTTTTGTGCCGTATGGGAGTGGCCCTTCATGGGTTCTGTGATTGGCTCAGTTTTGTCGAAGTTCAAGACCGTTTTTCCCTCGGCCAACGAACGGCTCCTGAGAAAAATCCAGCCTATCGTCGAAGAGGCGCTTTCAGCCCATGAGCGACGATGAACTGCGCGCCCAGACCGGGCGGCTCCGGCAGCGCCTGGAGGCGGGAGAGACGCTCGACGACATCCTGTCCGAGGCGTTTGCACTGGTCCGGGAGGCAGGCCGGCGGTTTTTGAACATGCGCCACTTCGACGTGCAGATCCTCGGGGGCGTGGTTCTCCACCGCGGGATGATCGCGGAGATGAAAACGGGCGAAGGCAAAACCCTCGTCGCCACCCTGGCGGC is a genomic window containing:
- a CDS encoding fumarylacetoacetate hydrolase family protein produces the protein MVRLLTYDYRGVQRVGVYVGEKVVHLSRLCGLLGRPDMDIRSMRALIEKWDAIGPAMHDFIAEAEKNTAKLAPVLMDPADVTFLPPVPNPPKQVLCMGLNYKDHVAEGLKAKDVKTEKVELDQPIFFTKAPTTLIGHGAPTPRHACTEKLDYEAELVVIIGKRGKNIPKEKVYDHIFGYCCGNDISARDLQRRHKQIFKGKTLDGSCPLGPYIVPKEDYGDPMNMKIGSRVNGEGRQRSNTNMMIHDIPAMISALSEGFTLEPGDIFMTGTPSGVGYAREVPTFLQPGDVVEIEVEGLGVLRNPIVEGD
- a CDS encoding carboxymuconolactone decarboxylase family protein produces the protein MSADEKYYASAIRRGDTQYGKGYTEKLFERLNALDPGFSMIMQQSIHGGLYDREVIPHKVRELCAISALLVTGRFSQLRSHFTAAQSYGAEDKEILEVILQMFTYIGAPAVLEGIKVFEAWTSSGKAMSGYGTGEK
- a CDS encoding serine hydrolase; translation: MSTVKTDIPIHGTCDAAYKAIEEVFRENFATREEVGAAVCVYRDGEKVVDLWGGYADKERTQPWEENTIVIMHSIAKSMCALCVHTLIDKGLVDLEAPVAAYWPEFAQAGKEKVLVRHAISHSCGVIFNDAAPKGSWFDYPAHVKAIEVQEPAWEPGTEGAYNSINIGFILGEIVRRVSGKTIGTFLREEVTGPLGADYNIGLRPDEAARVSDTIFNPENGFWKRAQDPTLPLARAQHSKPDVDDMQNSPQMREGELPSFGGHGNARAMARIYGMLACGGEIGGVRILSEAYVRGLPNLQWEKDDQKMVGRYVRMGLGFWLNEPTFMPMGKNMSAFGHPGSGGAVGYADPERRLSFSYSPNFQREGVGMGIRCTSLMQAAAEIK
- a CDS encoding SDR family NAD(P)-dependent oxidoreductase, producing the protein MARDRGLAGKVALVTGAGRGIGLGIARCLAEEGMHLALADVSLPGVEQAAEEIAALGVKAVPLACDVLEEASCQAAVNETIERLGGLHTLVNNAGVLGGPDLHLGLMNITAEDWDAAFRVNVRGIFFMIRSATAHFKAQKEGCIINISSRAGKDGRLLNPQYSSSKAAVINLTQALAREFAPSGVTVNAVCPGVIWSAMWEKLAGLMVKENPKLAGLSAREVFDDIVRQTPMGLAQTPEDIGRAVAFLASADARTITGQALSVDSGSVMH
- a CDS encoding M23 family metallopeptidase, with translation MTKRDYTILMIPSDKSGTRRFTLSRRFLVISSVVLMALMGLSGILIMDRIHLESKVSRLIPLEERAAAQSELLDRFRNRLRQVDQQLGRLRSFESQLRVMASLQPNKRNNDLGVGGVSKGDIIGRVGKLGPGERRLAFRLDRQFKDIESRAEMQKDGFGDLLRAFREKRVSLAHTPSILPVKGWLTSGFGRRKSAFTGRQEFHSGIDIVARRGTPITAPADGIVIKARREVGYGKTVEIRHMQGIITRFAHNHKLFVQVGQRVQRGDVIAAVGSTGRSTGPHLHYEVRLNGIAVNPLLYIVDWDFARR